In a genomic window of Streptococcus oralis subsp. tigurinus:
- a CDS encoding VirD4-like conjugal transfer protein, CD1115 family yields the protein MYSGKKFLLFSLLGILLGYLFHRLTLLYDSYTGNSLNKWTHLLMEGQDEVLQSPWNISFTGKSSAFFLLGFVMMLLVYLYLETGKKQYREGVEYGSARFGTLKEKKLFYGKEFSHDTILAQDVRLTLLDKKPAQYDRNKNIAVIGGSGSGKTFRFVKPNLIQMNSSNIVVDPKDHLAEKTGKLFLEHGYQVKVLDLVNMKNSDGFNPFRYIETENDLNRMLTVYFNNTKGSGSRSDPFWDEASMTLVRALASYLVDFYNPPKTREQLIEESRLSQKEYQNLLKRQKKEVEERKKRGRYPSFAEISKLIKHLSKGENQEKSVLEILFENYAKKYGTENFTMRNWADFQNYKDKTLDSVIAVTTAKFALFNIQSVMDLTKRDTLDMKTWGKEKSMVYLVIPDNDSTFRFLSALFFSTVFQTLTRQADIDFKGQLPLHVRVYLDEFANIGEIPDFAEQTSTVRSRNMSLVPILQNIAQLQGLYKEKEAWKTILGNCDSLVYLGGNDEDTFKFMSGLLGKQTIDVRNTSRSFGQTGSGSLSHQKIARDLMTPDEVGNMKRHECLVRIANMPVFKSKKYNSTKHPNWKYLANQENDERWWNYQINPLNQSQENHLEGLRIRDLTFESSLK from the coding sequence ATGTACAGTGGAAAGAAATTCCTACTATTCTCACTGTTAGGCATCTTACTAGGCTATCTTTTTCATCGTTTGACGCTTTTGTATGATTCCTATACTGGAAATAGCTTAAATAAATGGACTCATCTTCTGATGGAGGGTCAAGATGAAGTTCTTCAGTCGCCATGGAATATTTCTTTTACTGGAAAATCAAGTGCTTTTTTTCTACTAGGCTTTGTGATGATGCTGCTGGTTTATCTCTATTTAGAGACTGGAAAAAAACAATACCGAGAAGGGGTAGAATACGGGAGCGCCCGTTTTGGAACTCTAAAAGAAAAGAAGCTCTTTTACGGTAAGGAATTTTCTCATGATACGATCTTAGCACAAGATGTTCGTCTGACATTATTAGATAAAAAACCAGCCCAATATGATAGGAATAAGAATATTGCGGTGATTGGAGGTTCAGGAAGTGGGAAGACATTTCGCTTTGTGAAACCCAATCTGATTCAGATGAATAGTTCTAATATTGTAGTTGATCCTAAAGATCACTTGGCCGAAAAAACAGGCAAACTCTTTTTAGAACATGGCTACCAAGTAAAGGTGTTAGATTTAGTCAATATGAAGAACTCAGATGGCTTCAATCCTTTTCGCTATATAGAGACAGAAAATGATTTGAATCGCATGCTGACGGTTTATTTTAATAACACCAAAGGTTCTGGCTCCCGTAGTGATCCATTTTGGGATGAAGCTTCTATGACTCTGGTTCGAGCTTTAGCCTCCTACTTGGTTGATTTCTATAATCCACCCAAAACAAGAGAACAGCTCATAGAAGAAAGTCGTTTAAGTCAAAAGGAATACCAAAACTTGTTGAAACGTCAAAAAAAAGAAGTGGAAGAGCGAAAAAAACGAGGGCGTTATCCAAGTTTTGCTGAGATATCAAAACTCATTAAACACTTATCCAAAGGTGAGAATCAAGAAAAAAGTGTCTTAGAAATTCTATTTGAAAATTATGCTAAAAAGTATGGGACTGAAAATTTTACCATGCGAAATTGGGCAGATTTCCAAAATTATAAGGATAAGACTCTGGATTCTGTCATAGCTGTAACCACCGCTAAATTTGCCCTCTTCAATATTCAAAGTGTCATGGATTTGACCAAAAGAGATACCCTTGATATGAAGACATGGGGCAAGGAAAAATCAATGGTTTACTTAGTTATCCCAGATAACGATAGTACCTTTCGCTTTCTTTCAGCCCTCTTTTTTTCAACAGTATTTCAAACTCTAACAAGACAAGCAGATATTGATTTTAAGGGGCAATTACCTCTTCATGTGAGAGTCTACTTAGATGAATTCGCAAATATCGGAGAAATCCCAGATTTTGCTGAACAAACCTCAACAGTCCGTTCTCGGAATATGAGTCTCGTTCCTATTCTGCAAAATATTGCTCAACTTCAAGGACTCTATAAAGAAAAAGAAGCTTGGAAAACTATTCTTGGGAACTGTGATAGCTTAGTCTACTTAGGTGGTAATGATGAAGATACTTTTAAATTTATGAGTGGGTTACTCGGTAAACAAACCATTGATGTTCGAAATACTAGTCGTTCCTTTGGCCAAACAGGTTCAGGATCCCTTTCTCATCAAAAGATTGCTCGTGATTTAATGACACCTGATGAAGTCGGAAATATGAAACGGCATGAATGCTTAGTTCGAATTGCCAATATGCCTGTCTTTAAAAGCAAAAAGTACAATTCAACTAAGCATCCAAACTGGAAGTACCTTGCCAATCAAGAAAACGATGAACGGTGGTGGAACTATCAGATCAATCCTTTGAATCAAAGTCAGGAAAATCATCTTGAAGGCCTTAGAATTCGTGATTTAACTTTTGAATCTAGTTTAAAATAA
- a CDS encoding conjugal transfer protein TrbL translates to MNLSLVSPFVYLASEKISAENLFEGFNVDLQSTVDLIKSLSSYNPTVWTYMSSITKSVMQPLGVAILSVVLILEFSKMAKKIANSGGAMTFEALAPMLISYIMVAVVITNTTVIVEAIIGIASHAIEQVASIVAHGGSKYDTISGLKGSGFIGRMIVGFFALLIWLVRIVSAAMVNLLVSIRFIQLYLMIPFAPLTIPTFLSDEWKSIGIGYLKNIMVYAVQGVLIFLIVSLVPLFESAGKIAVSNGAGVLQSLAIMFGSLIQAILLIIALVGSQRTARSILGM, encoded by the coding sequence ATGAATCTTAGTTTAGTCTCACCCTTTGTTTACCTTGCATCTGAAAAAATATCAGCTGAAAATTTATTTGAAGGATTTAATGTGGATTTACAATCTACGGTAGATCTGATTAAATCCCTATCTAGCTACAATCCAACAGTTTGGACTTATATGTCTAGTATTACTAAAAGTGTCATGCAGCCCCTTGGAGTTGCGATTTTATCAGTTGTTCTCATCTTAGAATTTTCGAAGATGGCAAAGAAAATTGCTAACTCAGGAGGAGCGATGACCTTTGAAGCATTAGCACCGATGTTGATTAGTTATATTATGGTCGCAGTTGTAATTACCAACACTACCGTTATTGTAGAAGCTATCATCGGGATTGCGAGTCACGCCATTGAACAAGTGGCCTCGATTGTGGCTCACGGTGGGTCAAAGTATGATACCATCTCTGGATTAAAAGGTTCAGGCTTTATTGGCCGGATGATTGTGGGCTTTTTCGCCCTCCTCATTTGGCTTGTTCGGATAGTAAGTGCAGCCATGGTTAATCTTTTGGTATCTATTCGATTTATTCAACTCTACCTTATGATCCCATTTGCCCCTCTTACGATTCCAACATTTTTAAGTGATGAATGGAAGTCTATTGGTATTGGCTATTTAAAAAATATTATGGTCTATGCGGTACAAGGGGTTCTTATTTTTCTGATTGTTTCTCTTGTTCCTTTGTTTGAATCTGCTGGGAAAATAGCTGTTTCAAATGGTGCAGGAGTCCTGCAATCTCTTGCGATTATGTTTGGTAGTTTAATACAAGCTATCTTACTGATTATTGCCCTCGTTGGTTCTCAACGTACGGCTCGCTCAATCTTAGGTATGTAA
- a CDS encoding PrgI family protein, translating to MNTRVFKDISKYQHRAWLGFTTRQIIFVLPAFIVTIIVLGLNLFFWQFGDWFVYGFVFAFTIPLLLFGVYKPNDLYFEHYLKYRLHFELTVPLRTITGKKGLEHEKKIKYIKETKNFND from the coding sequence ATGAATACACGTGTCTTTAAAGACATCTCAAAATACCAACACAGGGCTTGGTTAGGTTTCACCACAAGACAAATCATCTTTGTTTTACCAGCCTTTATTGTCACAATTATTGTTTTGGGCTTGAATCTCTTTTTCTGGCAATTTGGAGATTGGTTTGTTTACGGTTTTGTGTTTGCTTTTACCATCCCCCTCTTGCTTTTTGGAGTCTATAAACCCAATGATTTATATTTTGAACATTATTTGAAATACCGTCTTCATTTTGAACTAACGGTTCCCCTACGCACAATTACAGGAAAGAAAGGACTTGAACATGAAAAGAAAATTAAATACATTAAAGAAACAAAAAACTTCAACGACTAA
- a CDS encoding VirB4-like conjugal transfer ATPase, CD1110 family: MKRKLNTLKKQKTSTTNKKEEVKDKKEEVLPSTANTLSYQALYQNGLMQVKEDYFSQSYLLGDVNYQTVGLEDKGAIIEKYSDLINSLDDQTNFQLTIFNKRLNLEKFRQSVLYEEKEDGYDSYRKELNRMMNQNLDSGENNFSAVKLISFGRKDSNPKQAYRSLSQIGEYFKSGFSEIDARFGSLTGEERVNLLADMLRGEHHLPFSYRDLTRSGQTTRHFIAPNLLDFKNKNYLQINDRLLQIVYVRDYGMELGDQFIRDLMQGDLELIVSLHAQSSTKADAMKKLRTKKTLMESQKIGEQQKLARTGIYLEKVGHVLESNIDEAEELLKTMTETGDKLFQTVFLIGVFGQDEEELKQALDTIQQVAGSNDLMIDKLPYMQEAAFNSLLPFGCDFLEGVSRSLLTSNVAVNSPWTSVDLQDRSGKYYGINQISSNIITIDRSLLNTPSGLILGTSGAGKGMATKHEIITTKIKESGENTEIIIVDPEAEYSVIGRAFGGEMIDIAPDSQTYLNVLDLSEENMDEDPVKVKSEFLLSFIGKLLDRKMDGREKSIIDRVTRLTYQSFKEPSLEEWVFVLSQQPEEEAQNLALDMELYVEGSLDIFSHKTNIQTGSNFLIYNVKKLGDELKQIALMVVFDQIWNRVVRNQKLGKKTWIYFDEMQLLLLDKYASDFFFKLWSRVRKYGASPTGITQNVETLLLDPNGRRIIANSEFMILLKQAKNDREELVQLLGLSKELEKYLVNPEKGAGLIKAGSVVVPFKNKIPQGTQLFDIMSTDPDKMASN; the protein is encoded by the coding sequence ATGAAAAGAAAATTAAATACATTAAAGAAACAAAAAACTTCAACGACTAATAAAAAGGAAGAAGTTAAAGATAAAAAAGAGGAAGTGTTACCATCAACGGCTAATACTCTTTCCTATCAAGCCTTGTATCAAAATGGTCTGATGCAGGTGAAAGAAGATTATTTCTCACAAAGCTATTTACTTGGTGATGTCAATTACCAGACCGTTGGTTTAGAAGATAAGGGCGCAATCATTGAGAAGTATTCTGATTTGATTAACTCTTTAGATGACCAAACCAACTTCCAATTGACCATCTTTAATAAAAGATTGAATTTAGAAAAGTTTAGACAAAGTGTTTTGTATGAGGAAAAAGAAGATGGGTACGATAGCTATCGTAAAGAATTGAATCGGATGATGAATCAAAATTTAGATAGTGGTGAAAATAACTTTTCGGCTGTGAAACTGATTAGTTTTGGTAGAAAGGATTCTAATCCCAAACAAGCCTATCGTTCCTTGTCTCAAATAGGCGAATATTTCAAGAGTGGTTTCTCAGAAATTGATGCTCGATTTGGATCCTTGACTGGAGAAGAACGGGTGAACTTGTTGGCAGATATGCTTAGAGGAGAACACCATCTTCCTTTTTCTTATCGTGATTTAACGAGATCTGGCCAGACAACTCGTCACTTCATAGCACCTAATCTCTTGGATTTTAAAAACAAGAATTACCTACAAATCAATGACCGCTTATTACAGATTGTCTATGTGAGAGACTACGGTATGGAATTAGGGGATCAGTTTATCCGAGACCTCATGCAAGGAGATCTGGAATTGATTGTAAGCCTTCATGCTCAAAGTTCGACCAAGGCAGATGCCATGAAGAAACTACGAACAAAGAAAACCTTAATGGAATCCCAAAAGATTGGGGAACAACAAAAACTAGCTCGTACAGGTATCTATTTGGAAAAAGTAGGTCATGTATTAGAAAGCAATATCGATGAAGCTGAGGAACTCTTAAAAACCATGACCGAGACAGGAGATAAACTATTTCAAACGGTCTTCTTGATTGGGGTCTTTGGTCAGGATGAAGAAGAACTCAAACAAGCCCTAGACACTATCCAACAAGTGGCCGGCTCAAATGACCTAATGATTGATAAACTTCCATATATGCAAGAAGCAGCCTTTAATAGCTTGCTGCCATTTGGTTGTGATTTTTTAGAGGGCGTATCACGGAGTTTATTAACATCTAATGTAGCAGTGAACTCACCTTGGACTTCAGTAGATTTACAAGACCGTAGTGGGAAATATTACGGTATCAATCAAATATCAAGTAATATTATTACCATTGATCGCAGCCTATTAAATACACCGTCTGGTTTGATTTTAGGAACATCTGGAGCTGGGAAAGGGATGGCAACCAAGCATGAAATTATCACGACTAAAATCAAGGAATCTGGTGAAAATACTGAAATTATCATCGTGGATCCAGAAGCAGAATACAGTGTCATTGGACGGGCTTTTGGGGGAGAAATGATTGATATTGCGCCCGATTCCCAGACTTATCTCAATGTACTTGACTTGTCTGAGGAAAATATGGATGAGGATCCTGTAAAGGTAAAATCAGAATTTCTTTTATCCTTTATCGGTAAGTTATTGGATAGAAAAATGGACGGAAGAGAAAAATCGATTATCGACCGAGTCACCAGACTCACCTATCAGTCATTTAAAGAGCCTTCTTTGGAAGAATGGGTCTTTGTCTTGAGCCAACAACCAGAAGAAGAAGCGCAGAATTTGGCACTTGATATGGAACTGTATGTCGAAGGTTCTCTTGATATTTTTTCTCATAAGACCAATATTCAGACAGGATCTAATTTCTTAATCTATAATGTTAAAAAGTTAGGAGATGAGCTGAAACAAATTGCTCTTATGGTTGTTTTTGATCAGATATGGAATCGTGTCGTTCGGAATCAAAAATTAGGGAAGAAGACCTGGATTTATTTTGATGAAATGCAGCTTCTCTTATTAGATAAATATGCCAGTGATTTCTTCTTTAAATTGTGGAGTCGTGTCAGAAAATATGGAGCTAGTCCGACTGGGATAACCCAAAATGTCGAAACCTTATTGTTAGATCCAAATGGTAGACGGATTATTGCAAATAGTGAATTTATGATTCTCCTCAAGCAAGCAAAAAATGACCGAGAAGAACTGGTTCAACTCTTAGGCTTGTCAAAAGAACTCGAAAAATACCTTGTCAATCCAGAAAAAGGGGCAGGACTGATAAAAGCTGGTTCAGTTGTCGTACCCTTTAAAAATAAGATTCCTCAAGGTACTCAATTGTTTGATATCATGAGTACAGATCCTGATAAAATGGCTTCTAATTAA
- a CDS encoding phage tail tip lysozyme, translating into MKDKREIIRARKAFRRSLKDEKKFLKQGKKEVKKQKKDSAVLDEKAWKKEIKEKLEEMREASKARVKQANEDYNHILQNTSPSLLNRKELRDRRLPHARKRLKIAKKQFREVKVQTKEERKESRKERKTNPKFLYGQETKVKSNFFFQGKSVEELKAKKEVKAAKKNLKSTKQAYKSKKVSRKAKTFLYVLGREGGELASENENLEGYRTLQETIRKGKRYSRLSYNLGKASVKTGQATGRFTKKRLTNTKERYHHFKDGKGWKLAKDNPSSFKNRFRKLKKQGLTSVRNIYQKLKAAFSFFTFATGNPVTWIVGGIVFLLLLIMSFFLGFSSSSLIQQDEFELTKAYTHLTWEDAEHTRTNDKGITYYTKVDDVMGYMNFKFHDYELHKPVHLFSTETYKDYLSTLWHDLNDGEDLKSMQDLYETPKYKLSKDDQEEMKELKEEGVYASMQELDNPFEGKSNEDSLTMTYRYGYYDLDGKPTLQEYILLEAKAHQTIVAPMDGVVSLDGDNVILTNGKGENESRLTLYSIHNGRAIEGTRVLTGDIIGETPDDTGLKVSYQKYKNKKEKLVYVNPQFYFPKVIQLQTTILPAIGQFGGDEFERAKHIYDFLKSQGASSQAIAAILGNWSVESSINPKRAEGDYLSPPVGATDSSWDDETWLAIGGPAIYSGAYPNILHRGLGLGQWTDTADGSTRHTALLNYARTQNKKWYDLDLQLDFMLHGDSPYYQSWLKDFFGNTGSAANLAQLFLTYWEGNSGDKLLERQTRATEWYYQIEKGFSQTNGGQAKSDPQSLEGVRGDLYDHSVPGGGDGMAYAYGQCTWGVAARMNQLGLKLKGSNGDKISIINTMGNGQDWVATASSLGGETGSTPRAGAIVSFVGGIHGTPADYGHVAFVEKVYDDGSFLVSETNYGGNPNYTFRKISQADSAISFAYTTK; encoded by the coding sequence ATGAAGGATAAAAGAGAAATCATACGTGCCCGAAAGGCATTTAGAAGAAGTCTAAAAGATGAGAAGAAATTCTTGAAACAAGGAAAGAAGGAGGTGAAGAAACAGAAAAAAGATTCTGCTGTGCTGGATGAAAAAGCATGGAAAAAAGAGATAAAAGAAAAGCTAGAGGAGATGAGAGAAGCTTCAAAGGCTAGAGTAAAACAAGCAAATGAAGACTACAATCACATCCTTCAAAATACTTCTCCATCTCTTTTGAATCGGAAAGAATTAAGAGACAGACGATTGCCTCATGCTAGGAAACGATTGAAAATAGCCAAGAAGCAATTTAGAGAAGTCAAGGTACAAACAAAAGAAGAAAGAAAAGAGAGTCGTAAAGAAAGAAAAACCAATCCAAAATTTCTCTACGGTCAGGAAACAAAAGTAAAATCCAATTTTTTCTTTCAAGGGAAGAGTGTAGAAGAATTAAAAGCTAAGAAAGAAGTCAAGGCCGCAAAAAAAAATCTAAAATCTACTAAACAAGCCTATAAGTCCAAAAAAGTCAGTAGGAAAGCCAAAACTTTTCTTTATGTTCTTGGACGTGAAGGAGGAGAGTTAGCTTCAGAAAATGAAAATTTAGAAGGCTATCGCACGCTTCAAGAGACTATCAGAAAAGGGAAACGGTACAGTCGCCTTTCTTATAATCTCGGAAAAGCTAGTGTCAAAACAGGACAAGCAACAGGTCGTTTTACCAAGAAAAGACTGACCAACACAAAAGAGCGATACCATCATTTTAAGGATGGAAAAGGATGGAAACTAGCGAAAGATAACCCAAGTTCCTTTAAAAATCGGTTTCGAAAATTAAAGAAACAAGGTCTTACAAGTGTTCGAAATATCTATCAAAAACTAAAAGCAGCCTTTTCCTTCTTTACATTTGCGACTGGGAATCCTGTAACCTGGATAGTTGGAGGAATAGTCTTTCTTCTTTTACTTATAATGAGCTTCTTTTTAGGATTTTCATCTTCTAGTTTGATTCAACAAGATGAATTTGAATTAACAAAAGCTTATACCCACCTAACTTGGGAAGATGCAGAACATACTCGCACAAATGACAAAGGAATTACCTATTACACAAAAGTTGATGATGTGATGGGGTATATGAACTTTAAATTCCATGACTATGAGTTACACAAACCAGTTCACTTATTTAGTACAGAAACTTACAAGGATTATCTATCTACTTTGTGGCATGATTTAAACGATGGGGAAGATTTGAAATCCATGCAAGACCTCTATGAAACTCCTAAGTATAAACTATCGAAAGACGATCAAGAGGAAATGAAGGAACTAAAAGAAGAAGGTGTGTATGCTTCCATGCAGGAATTGGACAATCCATTTGAGGGGAAAAGCAACGAAGATAGTCTAACCATGACTTATCGTTATGGATACTATGATTTAGACGGAAAACCTACCCTTCAGGAGTACATTCTACTAGAAGCAAAGGCTCACCAAACGATTGTCGCACCAATGGATGGAGTTGTATCTCTAGATGGCGACAATGTTATTCTCACTAACGGAAAAGGAGAGAATGAGAGTAGATTGACCTTGTATTCTATTCATAATGGCCGTGCGATTGAGGGGACAAGAGTCCTAACGGGTGATATTATTGGTGAAACACCAGACGATACAGGTTTGAAAGTTTCCTATCAAAAGTATAAGAACAAGAAAGAAAAATTGGTGTATGTCAATCCGCAATTTTATTTTCCAAAGGTCATTCAACTTCAGACCACTATCTTACCTGCCATTGGTCAGTTTGGTGGGGATGAGTTTGAACGTGCAAAACATATTTATGATTTTTTGAAATCTCAAGGGGCAAGTTCCCAAGCCATTGCGGCTATTTTAGGAAATTGGTCGGTAGAATCTTCTATCAATCCAAAACGAGCTGAGGGAGATTATTTATCTCCTCCTGTTGGCGCTACCGATTCCTCATGGGATGATGAAACCTGGTTAGCAATTGGAGGTCCAGCCATTTATAGTGGTGCTTATCCTAATATACTTCATAGAGGTTTGGGGTTAGGGCAATGGACGGATACCGCAGATGGTTCAACACGTCATACAGCCTTGTTAAATTATGCACGCACCCAAAATAAGAAATGGTATGATTTAGACCTCCAACTTGATTTTATGCTTCACGGTGATAGTCCTTACTATCAAAGTTGGTTAAAGGATTTCTTTGGAAATACGGGCAGTGCAGCCAATCTAGCCCAACTCTTCCTTACCTATTGGGAGGGAAATTCTGGTGACAAACTACTGGAAAGACAAACCAGAGCAACGGAATGGTATTACCAAATTGAAAAAGGCTTTAGCCAAACAAATGGAGGACAGGCAAAAAGTGACCCGCAATCCCTTGAAGGTGTTCGTGGAGACTTGTATGATCATTCTGTTCCTGGTGGTGGAGATGGTATGGCCTATGCCTATGGACAATGTACATGGGGTGTTGCGGCTCGTATGAACCAGTTAGGCTTGAAATTAAAAGGAAGTAATGGAGATAAGATTTCAATCATTAATACTATGGGAAATGGTCAGGACTGGGTTGCGACAGCTTCAAGTCTTGGTGGGGAAACTGGCTCTACACCAAGAGCAGGTGCTATTGTTTCTTTTGTGGGAGGAATACATGGAACACCAGCAGACTATGGTCATGTGGCTTTTGTAGAGAAGGTCTATGATGATGGTTCTTTCCTCGTGTCCGAAACTAACTATGGTGGTAACCCTAACTATACCTTTAGAAAAATCTCGCAAGCAGATAGCGCCATTAGTTTTGCCTATACTACGAAATAG
- a CDS encoding PBECR4 domain-containing protein codes for MANSRDYRNPNYTEKIKLQRFFTQLQIAASFFKEHFVGKIMYYETEIESVELHFSPTNFMHLCGVDYRKGAGSFFDDCLNRHVIIDELKIKKDGTTMQKLQVLGSIEELLGKHVHLTGSGRYLYLEFDYALRTRKQILALTLKETSRKIVPQSLLDLKRKTVFPKGQKVISIYSKHLQTSELFYYSKD; via the coding sequence ATGGCAAATTCTAGAGATTATCGTAATCCAAATTACACCGAAAAAATAAAACTTCAGCGTTTTTTTACTCAGTTACAAATTGCGGCTTCTTTTTTTAAAGAGCACTTCGTTGGCAAAATCATGTATTATGAAACTGAAATAGAAAGTGTTGAACTTCATTTTTCACCTACTAATTTCATGCACCTATGTGGTGTTGATTACCGAAAAGGTGCAGGCAGTTTCTTTGACGATTGTTTAAATAGACATGTCATAATTGATGAGTTGAAGATAAAAAAAGATGGAACCACGATGCAAAAGTTACAAGTTTTAGGATCCATTGAGGAGTTATTGGGAAAGCATGTTCATCTAACTGGTTCAGGACGTTATTTGTATTTGGAGTTTGATTATGCTCTACGTACAAGAAAACAGATACTAGCATTAACATTGAAAGAAACATCAAGGAAAATTGTTCCTCAATCTTTATTAGATTTGAAGAGAAAGACAGTATTTCCAAAAGGTCAAAAAGTAATTTCAATTTACTCAAAACATTTACAAACGTCGGAACTTTTTTATTATTCAAAAGATTAG
- a CDS encoding thrombospondin type 3 repeat-containing protein, with translation MEAIYQRDSDQDGLTDAQEFALGTNPLSADSDGDGRSDLVEVEEGTNPLEKDLQNIDQISITEPSSVFMEMKQKISDMMESHYKEFIQALISIETGIENQQDLEDLYTYYMRTDAVSLLSSDLETSPQEVEMEIEL, from the coding sequence ATGGAAGCCATTTATCAACGTGATTCGGATCAAGATGGACTGACTGATGCTCAAGAATTTGCGCTAGGAACCAATCCTCTTAGCGCAGATTCTGATGGTGATGGTCGTTCAGATTTAGTGGAAGTAGAAGAAGGAACCAATCCCTTAGAAAAGGATTTACAAAACATAGATCAAATAAGTATAACTGAACCGTCTTCAGTATTTATGGAAATGAAACAAAAGATTTCAGATATGATGGAGAGTCACTATAAGGAATTTATACAGGCTCTGATTAGTATTGAAACAGGGATTGAAAACCAACAAGACCTAGAAGACTTATATACTTACTACATGAGAACAGATGCCGTTTCTCTTTTGTCTAGTGATTTAGAAACCAGTCCTCAAGAGGTGGAAATGGAGATAGAGTTGTAG